The nucleotide window CGTAAACCGCGTTACTTTTGGGGGCTGCCGCCAGGTAAACCAATGCCTGAGCAATGGCCAACTCGCCTTCCGGGCTGCCCAATCGCTCTTGAGTTTCCCAGGCGTCCAGGCAAATTCGCAGCGCTCTGGGGTCGGCATTGCCAATATCTTCGCTGGCCATGCGCACTACCCGGCGGGCGATATACAGCGGGTCGCAGCCACCGTCCAGCATACGAGCCAACCAGTACAGTGCGGCATCTGGAGAAGAGCCGCGCACCGATTTGTGGAGCGCTGATATCTGGTCGTAAAAATTTTCTCCACCTTTATCAAAGCGTCGAGTGTCTGCTACCAACACCTCCTGAACATTTTCTAGGGCAATTTCACCACTCTGCCCGGCCAAATCGCTGGCGATTTCCAGCAAGTTTAAAGCGGTGCGCGCATCACCGTCTGCGGCGGCCACCAGTGCCGCCATGGCGTCTTTATCAATGGAGAGGCTTGGCGGAAGATTGGATTGTTCTGATGCCAAGGCGCCCTGAACCACTGCGGTCAGCTCCTCTTCACTGAGGCTGCGCAACACATAAACCCGACAGCGAGACAACAGCGCGTTATTCAATTCAAAAGATGGGTTTTCGGTGGTGGCACCAATCAAGACAACGGTGCCATCTTCTACAAAAGGTAAAAACGCGTCCTGCTGGGATTTGTTAAAACGATGTACTTCGTCCACAAACAGAATGGTTTTCCGGCCCCGTACATCCCGTTCTTCTTCCGCCCTGGCAATGGCGGCGCGAATTTCTTTAACGCCGGATAAAACCGCGGAAAGGGTTTCAAAATGGGCGTCGGCGCTGTGGGCAATAATTTTTGCCAGCGTGGTTTTACCAACACCCGGTGGCCCCCAGAAAACCATGGAATGGAGCAAACCATTGGTAATGGCGTCTCGAAGCGGTTTACCTTCGCCGAGAATATGAGTTTGACCGATATACTGCTGCAAGCTCTGTGGCCGCATGCGAGCAGCCAGGGGGCGGTAGACGTCTTGCTGGAACAGAGATTGAGTCATGGGTTAAAAGTGAATTTTCGCCTGCGCGGGGCTGACGATTAATCGTCAGTTATGGATAACATCCACCCCTTCCGGAATGTCGAAAACAAACAATTTTTCTTCCAGCGCAGGATTTACACTCACTTTATCTAGCGTAATCAGGGTTTGTTCACCAAGGTTGTCGACCACCTTAATGGCGTTGGGATGACCGCTGGAGAATTCGATTTGCACCAGTTCGTAGAGGCTATCCGCCAGCAGCGGATAAAGTAAAAACTGATTGGCCGCCTTACCTTGTTCAATGCGGTAGTTGTTGCTGAGCCGTTCGAAATCCCCCATTAGCAACAGTGCCGGAGAGCTGTCGTTTTCCGGGTTTACTGCCTGAATGGTTACTTGCTCCAGATCCGGGTCATAAAACCAAAGGGTGCTGCCGTCGCTAATCAGCTGCTGGCCGAAGTCGCCATCGACAATCCAGCGAATTTGGCCTTGGCGAGTGACCTGCATCTGTCCACGCTGGGAGAGTTCCGTCAAAACCACTCCATTGGCATCTTGTTGCTGTTGACTAAATTGCCCCTGCATGGATTCGATGGGAGCCAGCAGGGCTTGCAGGCGCTCAGCAGCGGGTTGCCCCCCCGCGTGTCCCTGGGCACAACACATCACTGTGAAAACCAACGCTATCAATCGCATAAAATCTGCTCTCATCAATCTCGGCCACCAGGGGCCAATACTTCGCGACTGCCGTTACTGCCCATTGGGCTGACTACGCCAGCGGCTTCCATGGTTTCGATCAAGCGCGCGGCCCGGTTATAGCCAATACGCAACTTGCGCTGCACCGAAGAAATCGACGCTTTGCGACTCTCCAGCACAAAGTTGACGGCTTCATCGTACAGAGCGTCGGATTCATCATTGCCATCGCCCTCACCTTCTGCGGCAAAGCCTGGTACGGCAATGGTGTTGGTGACACCCTCATCCAGAATTTCATCCAGGTAATCCGGCTCACCGCGGCGTTTCCAGTCGGCGACCACTTTATGGACTTCGTGGTCATCCACAAACGCGCCGTGTACCCGCACCGGCACACCGCTGCCCGGTGGCAGGTACAGCATGTCGCCGTGGCCCAACAGTTGTTCCGCCCCGCCCTGGTCAAGAATGGTGCGAGAATCAATCTTTGAGGAAACCTGGAACGCAATACGGCTGGGAACGTTGGCTTTGATCAAACCGGTAATCACATCCACCGATGGACGCTGGGTGGCCAGAATCAAATGGATACCTGCTGCCCTCGCTTTTTGCGCGATACGGGCAATCAGCTGTTCGACCTTCTTGCCAACAATCATCATCATATCGGCAAATTCATCGATCACGACGACGATATACGGCAAGGGCTCCAGGCCGGGTGCTTGTTGAGGTACTTCCTCCTCAAACACAGAGGCATGAGGGTCTGGCTGCCACAGTGGGTCGGGTATCGGTTCACCAGCCGCTATAGCGTCTTTTACTTTGCGGTTGAAACCAGAGATATTGCGCACACCCATAGCGGCCATAAGCTTGTAGCGCCGCTCCATTTCACCCACACACCAACGCAAGCCATTGGAGGCGTCTTTCATATCGGTGATAACTGGTGTTAGCAGGTGCGGAATGCCATCGTACACCGACAACTCAAGCATCTTTGGATCCACCAAAATCAGGCGCACTTCATCCGGCGATGACTTAAACAGCAGACTCAACAGCATGGCGTTGATGCCCACTGATTTACCAGAGCCGGTGGTGCCCGCCACCAACAAGTGAGGCATTTTGGCCAGGTCTGCGACCGAAGGCACCCCTGAGATATCGTGGCCCAGCGCCAAGGTCAGTGGCGACTTGGCACTTTCGTAAACATCGGACGACACCACCTCCGACAGCCGCACCATTTCCCGGTGTTCGTTGGGTATCTCAATACCCATCACCGATTTGCCGGGTATTACTTCCACAACTCGAACACTGACCACTGCCAGTGAGCGGGCCAAATCTTTTGCCAGATTTGTGATGCGGCTGGCTTTGACGCCAGGAGCTGGTTGGATTTCAAAACGGGTAATCACCGGGCCTGGCATGACTTCCACCACCTCCGCAGAGATGCCGAAATCCTGCAGTTTCAATTCCAGCAGCCGTGACATTGCCTCCAGGGATTCTTTGGAAAACCCTTTACCGGAGTTTGTGTCGGCCTCGTCCAGCAAGCCAATGGCCGGCAAGGCACCGCTCACCGGTTCTTCAAACAGAGTAGCCTGTTTCTCCTTGACGGCTCGTTTACTGGGGGCTGCCTTGGGTGTAGGGGTTGGCACCTGAATACTGGGTGGAATGCGCTTTTCTGCTGCTTTCACTTTTTTGGCGACTTTTTCCTTGCGCAACTGCTGAGCCTCTGATGCCCTGCGCGCTTCCTGGCGAGAAGATCGCAGCTGAACCACTTTGCCGCGCAGCCAGTCGTAGCCGTTGAGGCTGATTTTGCCCAGGCCATCAATCAGGGCCAACCAGGAGATATCGGCAAAGATGGTCAGGCCAAACAGCGATACCGCCAACAGTACCAAAGTGCTACCGACAATATTAAAGGCCGATACCGCAACCTGAGCCACCCCTGAACCCATGATACCGCCAAGGCCTTCGGGCATTGACGTGCTCACTGCCCCATAGTGCAGGTCAGTCAATGCGGTGGCGCTGAGCATCACCAGCACCAACCCCAGAACCCGCTGTGCAAAGGTCAGCCAGTCAAATGGCGCGCCGGCGTCTTCGCGCTTGGTGCGAAAAACCCGCCACGCTCTCCACATCAACAATATCGGAAACACATAAGCCATCAGCCCAAACAGCCAGAACAAAACATCCGCCAACCAGGCGCCTGCAGGGCCTGCGGCGTTGCTGACGTGGTCGCGGCTGCCGGTATGGGAAAAGCCGGGGTCATTCGCAGAAAAGCTAAACAGTGCAATCAATAAGTAGATACACACCACCAGCCAGCCGATCAGTGCGCCTTCCCGCAAAATCAGCTCAAAGCGCCCCGCCCCGCCACTTTCGCCTTGGGGCTTGGCTCGAGAGTTAGTGGATTTACTCAATTATCTTATCCAAGTGTTTGTCA belongs to bacterium SCSIO 12696 and includes:
- a CDS encoding replication-associated recombination protein A, coding for MTQSLFQQDVYRPLAARMRPQSLQQYIGQTHILGEGKPLRDAITNGLLHSMVFWGPPGVGKTTLAKIIAHSADAHFETLSAVLSGVKEIRAAIARAEEERDVRGRKTILFVDEVHRFNKSQQDAFLPFVEDGTVVLIGATTENPSFELNNALLSRCRVYVLRSLSEEELTAVVQGALASEQSNLPPSLSIDKDAMAALVAAADGDARTALNLLEIASDLAGQSGEIALENVQEVLVADTRRFDKGGENFYDQISALHKSVRGSSPDAALYWLARMLDGGCDPLYIARRVVRMASEDIGNADPRALRICLDAWETQERLGSPEGELAIAQALVYLAAAPKSNAVYAGFKKAMADVRKQPSHEVPLHLRNAPTKLMKELDYGAEYRYAHDEPEAYAAGECYLPEPLQHQRYYQPVNRGLEQKIAEKLKHLKDLDNSSKNRRYPKDSGAGH
- a CDS encoding DNA translocase FtsK 4TM domain-containing protein; translation: MSKSTNSRAKPQGESGGAGRFELILREGALIGWLVVCIYLLIALFSFSANDPGFSHTGSRDHVSNAAGPAGAWLADVLFWLFGLMAYVFPILLMWRAWRVFRTKREDAGAPFDWLTFAQRVLGLVLVMLSATALTDLHYGAVSTSMPEGLGGIMGSGVAQVAVSAFNIVGSTLVLLAVSLFGLTIFADISWLALIDGLGKISLNGYDWLRGKVVQLRSSRQEARRASEAQQLRKEKVAKKVKAAEKRIPPSIQVPTPTPKAAPSKRAVKEKQATLFEEPVSGALPAIGLLDEADTNSGKGFSKESLEAMSRLLELKLQDFGISAEVVEVMPGPVITRFEIQPAPGVKASRITNLAKDLARSLAVVSVRVVEVIPGKSVMGIEIPNEHREMVRLSEVVSSDVYESAKSPLTLALGHDISGVPSVADLAKMPHLLVAGTTGSGKSVGINAMLLSLLFKSSPDEVRLILVDPKMLELSVYDGIPHLLTPVITDMKDASNGLRWCVGEMERRYKLMAAMGVRNISGFNRKVKDAIAAGEPIPDPLWQPDPHASVFEEEVPQQAPGLEPLPYIVVVIDEFADMMMIVGKKVEQLIARIAQKARAAGIHLILATQRPSVDVITGLIKANVPSRIAFQVSSKIDSRTILDQGGAEQLLGHGDMLYLPPGSGVPVRVHGAFVDDHEVHKVVADWKRRGEPDYLDEILDEGVTNTIAVPGFAAEGEGDGNDESDALYDEAVNFVLESRKASISSVQRKLRIGYNRAARLIETMEAAGVVSPMGSNGSREVLAPGGRD
- the lolA gene encoding outer membrane lipoprotein chaperone LolA; this translates as MRLIALVFTVMCCAQGHAGGQPAAERLQALLAPIESMQGQFSQQQQDANGVVLTELSQRGQMQVTRQGQIRWIVDGDFGQQLISDGSTLWFYDPDLEQVTIQAVNPENDSSPALLLMGDFERLSNNYRIEQGKAANQFLLYPLLADSLYELVQIEFSSGHPNAIKVVDNLGEQTLITLDKVSVNPALEEKLFVFDIPEGVDVIHN